From a region of the Micromonospora tarapacensis genome:
- a CDS encoding malate dehydrogenase yields MGKKVTVVGAGFYGSTTAQRLAEYDVFDTVVITDIVEGKPAGLALDLNQSRAVEGFETKVVGVTTGPNGEGYEAIEGSDVVVITAGLPRKPGMSRMDLLETNAKIVRQVSENVAKYAPNAVVIVVSNPLDEMTALAQLATQFPRNRVLGQAGMLDTARFTNFVAEALGVPVRSVRTLTLGSHGDTMVPVPSKSTVNGKPLRDAMPAEQIEELVVKTRNGGAEVVALLKTGSAYYAPSAAAARMARAVAEDSGEVMPVCAWVDGEYGISGVYLGVEAEIGRDGVRRVVETDLDADELASLTAAAEAVRTKQADITSL; encoded by the coding sequence ATGGGTAAGAAGGTCACTGTCGTCGGCGCCGGTTTCTACGGCTCCACCACCGCGCAGCGCCTCGCCGAGTACGACGTCTTCGACACTGTCGTGATCACCGACATCGTGGAGGGCAAGCCGGCCGGCCTTGCCCTGGACCTCAACCAGTCGCGGGCCGTCGAGGGCTTCGAGACCAAGGTCGTCGGCGTCACCACCGGCCCCAACGGCGAGGGTTACGAGGCCATCGAGGGCTCCGACGTGGTCGTCATCACGGCCGGCCTGCCGCGCAAGCCGGGCATGAGCCGGATGGACCTGCTGGAGACCAACGCCAAGATCGTCCGCCAGGTCTCGGAGAACGTCGCCAAGTACGCCCCGAACGCCGTCGTCATCGTGGTCTCCAACCCGCTCGACGAGATGACCGCGCTGGCCCAGCTCGCCACCCAGTTCCCCCGCAACCGGGTGCTCGGTCAGGCCGGCATGCTCGACACCGCCCGGTTCACCAACTTCGTGGCCGAGGCGCTCGGCGTACCGGTGCGGTCGGTGCGCACCCTCACGCTCGGCTCGCACGGTGACACCATGGTGCCGGTGCCGTCGAAGAGCACCGTGAACGGCAAGCCGCTGCGCGACGCCATGCCGGCCGAGCAGATCGAGGAGCTGGTCGTGAAGACGCGCAACGGGGGCGCCGAGGTGGTCGCCCTGCTGAAGACCGGTTCGGCGTACTACGCGCCGTCGGCCGCCGCCGCCCGGATGGCCAGGGCCGTCGCGGAGGACTCCGGCGAGGTCATGCCGGTCTGCGCCTGGGTCGACGGCGAGTACGGCATCTCCGGCGTCTACCTCGGTGTCGAGGCCGAGATCGGCCGCGATGGCGTCCGGCGGGTCGTCGAGACCGACCTGGACGCCGACGAACTGGCCAGCCTGACCGCCGCCGCCGAAGCCGTCCGCACCAAGCAAGCCGACATAACCTCCCTCTAA
- a CDS encoding peptide ABC transporter substrate-binding protein, whose translation MRVRRLAAWTALPLAVTLGLVACGSGGDGGSGESDPNAAVRIEIAEPQHLLPTNTNETSGSQVLAALFSPLVDYDEAHKPYEVAAESITSEDNTTWTIELKDGYTFHNGENVTADNYIDAWNYGAYAPNGQNSSYFFEKIAGYDDLQGESPKAETLTGLKKVDDQSFTVTLSQPYSEFKSMLGYTAFYPLPQAAFSAPGELVEGYEQAPIGQGPFKMKGTWQHDAKVVVERYDAFPGEQPKVAGVEFRIYQQLTAAYADVLSDNLDVIKTIPTENLSTAETDLGDRFLQSPASSLHFLAFPTFQDEFSNPDVRKAISMAIDRDEITTSIFKDSQQPARSFVSPAVAGYRENTVGAAGEFDPAKAKALYQAADGPSKITLSYNGDGGHKDWIDATCNQLKANLGVDCVGSAEPKFADLLTKVKAKQPVGLFRMGWIMDYPSMENYLGPLYSTNGSSNYYGYSNPEFDRLLAEGASAPSEEEAIKKYQEAEDLLAEDLPVVPLRFGQNNFGHSTKVKNVEMDLFDRVDLVKIEAVR comes from the coding sequence ATGCGTGTTCGTAGGCTTGCCGCCTGGACCGCCCTCCCGCTCGCGGTGACCCTGGGCCTGGTGGCCTGCGGCTCGGGCGGCGACGGCGGATCCGGCGAGAGCGACCCCAACGCGGCGGTACGGATCGAGATCGCCGAGCCGCAGCACCTGCTGCCGACCAACACCAACGAGACCAGCGGTTCCCAGGTGCTCGCCGCTCTGTTCAGCCCGCTTGTCGACTACGACGAGGCCCACAAGCCGTACGAGGTGGCCGCCGAGTCGATCACGTCCGAGGACAACACCACCTGGACGATCGAGCTCAAGGACGGCTACACGTTCCACAACGGCGAGAACGTCACCGCCGACAACTACATCGACGCCTGGAACTACGGCGCGTACGCACCGAACGGGCAGAACTCCAGCTACTTCTTCGAGAAGATCGCCGGATACGACGACCTTCAGGGTGAGAGCCCGAAGGCCGAGACGCTCACCGGCCTGAAGAAGGTCGACGACCAGAGCTTCACGGTCACGCTGTCGCAGCCGTACAGCGAGTTCAAGTCGATGCTCGGCTACACCGCCTTCTACCCGCTGCCGCAGGCCGCGTTCTCCGCGCCCGGCGAGCTGGTCGAGGGCTACGAGCAGGCGCCGATCGGTCAGGGCCCGTTCAAGATGAAGGGCACCTGGCAGCACGACGCCAAGGTCGTGGTCGAGCGGTACGACGCCTTCCCCGGCGAGCAGCCGAAGGTGGCCGGTGTCGAGTTCCGGATCTACCAGCAGCTGACCGCCGCCTACGCGGACGTGCTGTCGGACAACCTCGACGTGATCAAGACGATCCCGACCGAGAACCTCTCGACGGCCGAGACCGACCTGGGCGACCGGTTCCTGCAGAGCCCCGCCTCGTCGCTGCACTTCCTGGCCTTCCCCACCTTCCAGGACGAGTTCAGCAACCCGGACGTGCGCAAGGCCATCTCGATGGCGATCGACCGGGACGAGATCACCACGTCGATCTTCAAGGACTCGCAGCAGCCGGCCCGTTCGTTCGTCTCGCCGGCCGTCGCCGGCTACCGGGAGAACACCGTCGGCGCCGCGGGCGAGTTCGACCCGGCCAAGGCCAAGGCGCTCTACCAGGCCGCCGACGGTCCGTCGAAGATCACCCTGTCCTACAACGGTGACGGCGGCCACAAGGACTGGATCGACGCCACCTGCAACCAGCTCAAGGCCAACCTGGGCGTGGACTGCGTCGGCAGTGCCGAGCCGAAGTTCGCCGACCTGCTGACCAAGGTCAAGGCCAAGCAACCGGTCGGCCTGTTCCGGATGGGTTGGATCATGGACTACCCGTCCATGGAGAACTACCTGGGCCCGCTGTACAGCACCAACGGTTCGTCGAACTACTACGGCTACAGCAACCCGGAGTTCGACCGGCTGCTCGCCGAGGGCGCCAGCGCCCCCAGCGAGGAGGAAGCGATCAAGAAGTACCAGGAGGCCGAGGACCTGCTGGCGGAGGACCTGCCGGTGGTGCCGCTGCGGTTCGGCCAGAACAACTTCGGCCACTCGACCAAGGTCAAGAACGTCGAGATGGACCTCTTCGACCGGGTCGACCTGGTCAAGATCGAGGCCGTCAGGTAA
- a CDS encoding ABC transporter permease, whose translation MFRFVVRRLLQMVLAFFGTTLIVYALMFAGQGDPIQALAGERPVTAAQRAYLTEKYHLDATGVGGFFYRYFDYLSNLVRGDLGESLTGRSIGEILAAAWPVTIKLALIAIAVAVIFGVTAGVLAGIRRAGIFDNATLVLTLLVLGIPTIVLAPLAQYFLGVRWQLFPPTAGADPDFHALLLPGIVLGSLSLATALRLTRTSVAENLRADYVRTARSKGLPGRRVVSVHVLRNSLIPVITFLGVEVGNLMSGAIITEGVFNIPGVGFNLFRGIRTEDGPLVVGIVSVLVVVYLVANLVVDILYAVLDPRIRYE comes from the coding sequence ATGTTCCGCTTCGTCGTGCGGCGTCTACTCCAGATGGTCCTGGCCTTCTTCGGGACCACCCTGATCGTCTACGCCCTGATGTTCGCCGGCCAGGGCGACCCGATCCAGGCGCTCGCCGGTGAGCGCCCGGTCACCGCCGCGCAGCGGGCGTACCTCACCGAGAAGTACCACCTGGACGCCACCGGGGTCGGCGGCTTCTTCTACCGGTACTTCGACTACCTCTCCAACCTGGTTCGCGGCGACCTGGGTGAGTCGCTCACCGGGCGGTCGATCGGCGAGATCCTCGCCGCCGCCTGGCCCGTCACGATCAAACTGGCGCTGATCGCCATCGCGGTCGCCGTCATCTTCGGCGTCACCGCCGGTGTGCTCGCCGGCATCCGGCGAGCCGGCATCTTCGACAACGCCACCCTCGTGCTGACCCTGCTGGTGCTCGGCATCCCGACCATCGTGCTCGCCCCCCTCGCGCAGTACTTCCTCGGCGTCAGGTGGCAGTTGTTCCCGCCCACCGCCGGGGCGGACCCCGACTTCCACGCGCTGCTGCTGCCGGGCATCGTGCTCGGCTCGCTCTCCCTGGCCACCGCGCTGCGGCTGACCCGGACCTCGGTGGCCGAGAACCTGCGCGCCGACTACGTGCGCACCGCCCGGTCGAAGGGTCTGCCGGGCCGGCGGGTGGTCAGCGTGCACGTGCTGCGCAACTCGCTCATCCCCGTGATCACCTTTCTCGGTGTCGAGGTCGGCAACCTGATGAGCGGCGCGATCATCACCGAGGGCGTGTTCAACATCCCCGGCGTCGGCTTCAACCTGTTCCGCGGCATCCGCACCGAGGACGGCCCGCTGGTGGTGGGCATCGTCAGCGTGCTCGTCGTGGTCTACCTCGTCGCCAACCTGGTGGTGGACATCCTGTACGCCGTACTCGACCCGAGGATCCGCTATGAGTGA
- a CDS encoding ABC transporter permease, with protein sequence MSDFETVAASENQAARRGPSGEPGTPDQVGRPRKPRSLAGDAWRDLRGKPVFWISLALVLLVTAMAAVPGLFTGNDPTECVLSRQHAAPSGGAIFGYDFQGCDTYARSVYGARASLLVGALSALITGLIALVVGMLAGYFGGWVDAVLSRVIDIVLGIPLLLAAIVLLKRVGSDSATVRVGAVIFVLAVLGWTTAARVVRSSVITAREQDYVAAARMLGAGNGRIMWRHILPNALAPAIVVLTIALGSFIAAEATLSFLGIGLKEPTISWGIDINNGRVHMRESATPLVVPSTFLALTVLAFIMLGDAIRDAFDPKLR encoded by the coding sequence ATGAGTGACTTCGAGACGGTGGCGGCCTCGGAGAACCAGGCCGCCCGGCGGGGGCCGTCGGGTGAACCGGGCACGCCGGACCAGGTGGGCCGGCCCCGCAAGCCGCGTAGCCTCGCCGGAGACGCCTGGCGCGACCTGCGCGGCAAGCCGGTCTTCTGGATCAGCCTCGCCCTGGTCCTGCTGGTGACCGCGATGGCCGCCGTACCGGGCCTGTTCACCGGCAACGACCCGACCGAGTGCGTGCTGTCCCGGCAACACGCCGCGCCGTCCGGCGGGGCCATCTTCGGGTACGACTTCCAGGGCTGCGACACGTACGCCCGCTCGGTCTACGGCGCTCGCGCCTCACTGCTGGTGGGCGCGCTCTCCGCGCTGATCACCGGCCTGATCGCGCTCGTCGTGGGGATGCTCGCCGGATACTTCGGCGGCTGGGTGGACGCGGTGCTGTCCCGGGTGATCGACATCGTGCTCGGCATCCCACTGCTGCTGGCGGCGATCGTCCTGCTCAAGCGGGTCGGCAGCGACAGCGCCACGGTCCGCGTCGGCGCGGTCATCTTCGTCCTGGCGGTGCTCGGCTGGACCACCGCGGCCCGGGTCGTCCGCTCCTCGGTGATCACCGCGCGGGAGCAGGACTACGTGGCCGCGGCCCGGATGCTGGGTGCCGGCAACGGCCGCATCATGTGGCGGCACATCCTGCCGAACGCGCTCGCCCCGGCGATCGTGGTGCTGACCATCGCGCTCGGCTCCTTCATCGCCGCCGAGGCGACGCTGTCGTTCCTCGGCATCGGGCTGAAGGAACCGACCATCTCCTGGGGCATCGACATCAACAACGGCCGGGTGCACATGCGGGAGTCGGCGACGCCGCTGGTGGTCCCGTCGACGTTCCTGGCGCTGACCGTGCTGGCCTTCATCATGCTCGGCGACGCCATCCGTGACGCCTTCGACCCGAAGCTGAGGTGA
- a CDS encoding bifunctional methylenetetrahydrofolate dehydrogenase/methenyltetrahydrofolate cyclohydrolase: protein MTATLLDGKATAAEIKDELRARVKALAERGTVPGLGTVLVGADPGSQAYVNGKHRDCAEVGIASIRRELPADAGQAQVDEILAELNADPACHGYIVQLPLPGHLDTQRVLESIDPDKDADGLHPVNLGRLVLGYDAPLPCTPRGVVELLRRHEVPLRGANVAVVGRGNTVGRPLGLLLTRRSENATVTLCHTGTLDLAAHTRAADIVIVAAGVPGLLTADMVTPGAVVVDVGITRVIGADGKGRYTGDVDPEVAEVAGKLVPMPGGVGPMTRAMLLTNVVERAERG, encoded by the coding sequence GTGACGGCGACGCTTCTGGACGGCAAGGCGACCGCGGCCGAGATCAAGGACGAGCTCCGGGCGCGGGTCAAGGCACTGGCGGAACGAGGCACCGTGCCGGGGCTCGGCACGGTGCTGGTCGGGGCGGACCCCGGTTCCCAGGCGTACGTGAACGGCAAGCACCGGGACTGCGCCGAGGTCGGCATCGCCTCGATCCGCCGGGAGCTGCCGGCCGACGCCGGTCAGGCGCAGGTCGACGAGATCCTCGCCGAACTCAACGCCGACCCGGCGTGCCACGGCTACATCGTCCAGCTGCCGCTGCCGGGACACCTGGACACGCAGCGGGTGCTGGAGTCGATCGACCCGGACAAGGACGCCGACGGCCTGCATCCGGTCAACCTGGGCCGGCTGGTGCTCGGCTACGACGCACCCTTGCCGTGCACCCCGCGCGGCGTCGTGGAACTGCTCCGCCGGCACGAGGTGCCGTTGCGCGGGGCCAACGTGGCGGTGGTGGGCCGGGGCAACACGGTCGGCCGACCGCTGGGGCTGCTACTCACCCGGCGCAGCGAGAACGCCACGGTCACCCTGTGCCACACCGGCACCCTCGACCTGGCCGCGCACACCCGTGCCGCCGACATCGTCATCGTCGCGGCCGGCGTGCCCGGCCTGCTCACCGCGGACATGGTCACCCCGGGCGCGGTCGTGGTCGACGTGGGCATCACGCGCGTGATCGGCGCGGACGGCAAGGGTCGCTACACCGGCGACGTGGACCCGGAGGTCGCCGAGGTGGCCGGCAAGCTGGTGCCGATGCCCGGCGGTGTCGGCCCGATGACCCGAGCCATGCTGCTCACCAACGTCGTCGAGCGTGCCGAACGCGGCTGA